The following coding sequences lie in one Arabidopsis thaliana chromosome 3, partial sequence genomic window:
- the RRF gene encoding ribosome recycling factor, chloroplast precursor (''ribosome recycling factor, chloroplast precursor'' (RRF); FUNCTIONS IN: copper ion binding; INVOLVED IN: in 6 processes; LOCATED IN: thylakoid, chloroplast stroma, chloroplast; EXPRESSED IN: 23 plant structures; EXPRESSED DURING: 15 growth stages; CONTAINS InterPro DOMAIN/s: Ribosome recycling factor, bacterial-like (InterPro:IPR015998), Ribosome recycling factor (InterPro:IPR002661); BEST Arabidopsis thaliana protein match is: Ribosome recycling factor (TAIR:AT3G01800.1); Has 30201 Blast hits to 17322 proteins in 780 species: Archae - 12; Bacteria - 1396; Metazoa - 17338; Fungi - 3422; Plants - 5037; Viruses - 0; Other Eukaryotes - 2996 (source: NCBI BLink).), producing the protein MAASFSSTAPTTPVLRFRANYSKPLLSLPDSCLRIISSAISPSTRLIACSFKTDKLPLGAGVNLSGGPVVKRSLQKRLVIRSATIEEIEAEKSAIETDVKSKMEKTIETLRTSFNSIRTGRSNAAMLDKIEVEYYGSPVSLKSIAQISTPDGSSLLLQPYDKSSLKAIEKAIVNSDLGVTPNNDGDVIRLSLPPLTSDRRKELSKVVAKQSEEGKVALRNIRRDALKSYDKLEKEKKLSEDNVKDLSSDLQKLIDVYMKKIEELYKQKEKELMKV; encoded by the exons ATGGcggcttctttctcttccactGCTCCCACGACACCGGTTCTTCGATTCAGAGCCAACTACTCCAAGcctctcctctctctcccAG ATTCGTGTTTGAGGATAATCTCTTCGGCGATATCTCCCTCTACACGCTTAATTGCGTGTTCGTTCAAGACAGACAAGCTTCCGCTCGGTGCCGGCGTCAATCTCTCCGGTGGCCCCGTTGTCAAGCGCTCTCTACAGAAGAG ATTGGTGATAAGGTCTGCTACTATTGAAGAAATAGAAGCAGAGAAGTCTGCTATTGAGACTGATGTT AAATCAAAGATGGAGAAGACTATTGAAACGCTTCGGACGAGTTTCAACTCCATAAGGACTGGGAGATCCAATGCAGCGATGCTTGACAAGATTGAG GTGGAATACTATGGAAGTCCAGTAAGTTTGAAAAGCATAGCCCAAATCAGTACTCCGGATGGAAGTTCTCTTTTGCTGCAACCATATGACAAATCCAG CTTGAAGGCTATAGAGAAAGCCATTGTGAATTCTGATCTTGGTGTGACCCCTAATAACGATGGAGATGTTATTCGACTGTCCTTGCCTCCCCTCACATCTGACAGAAGAAAG GAACTATCAAAGGTTGTTGCTAAACAGTCTGAAGAAGGGAAG GTTGCACTGAGGAACATTAGGAGAGATGCCTTGAAATCTTATGATAAACTCGAGAAG GAGAAGAAGCTGTCAGAAGACAACGTGAAGGATTTGTCAAGTGATTTGCAG AAACTAATTGATGTATACATGAAGAAGATAGAGGAGCTCTacaaacagaaagaaaag GAATTGATGAAGGTGTGA
- the PLP9 gene encoding PATATIN-like protein 9 (PATATIN-like protein 9 (PLP9); FUNCTIONS IN: nutrient reservoir activity; INVOLVED IN: metabolic process, lipid metabolic process; LOCATED IN: cellular_component unknown; EXPRESSED IN: 18 plant structures; EXPRESSED DURING: 13 growth stages; CONTAINS InterPro DOMAIN/s: Acyl transferase/acyl hydrolase/lysophospholipase (InterPro:IPR016035), Patatin (InterPro:IPR002641); BEST Arabidopsis thaliana protein match is: PATATIN-like protein 6 (TAIR:AT2G39220.1); Has 30201 Blast hits to 17322 proteins in 780 species: Archae - 12; Bacteria - 1396; Metazoa - 17338; Fungi - 3422; Plants - 5037; Viruses - 0; Other Eukaryotes - 2996 (source: NCBI BLink).), producing the protein MEMDLSKVTLDIFTKLEQKWLSHCDSSRKTRILSIDGGGTTGIVAAASILHLEHQIRLQTGDPHAHISDFFDIVAGTGIGGILAALLVADDGSGRPMFTARDAVKFVAEKNSELFEIRYTGVFRRNKRYSGKSMERVLETAFRREDGKVLTMKDTCKPLLVPCYDLKTSAPFVFSRAGASESPSFDFELWKVCRATSATPSLFKPFSVVSVDGKTSCSAVDGGLVMNNPTAAAVTHVLHNKRDFPSVNGVDDLLVLSLGNGPSTMSSSPGRKLRRNGDYSTSSVVDIVVDGVSDTVDQMLGNAFCWNRTDYVRIQANGLTSGGAEELLKERGVETAPFGVKRILTESNGERIEGFVQRLVASGKSSLPPSPCKESAVNPLADGR; encoded by the exons atgGAGATGGATCTCAGCAAGGTTACTCTTGACATTTTCACAAAGCTTGAACAGAAATGGCTCTCTCACTGCGACTCCTCCCGGAAGACTCGTATCCTTAGCATCGACGGTGGCGGTACCACTGGCATTGTCGCCGCTGCTTCTATTCTCCACCTCGAGCACCAGATCCGCCTTCAAACCGGCGACCCTCACGCTCACATCTCTGATTTCTTCGACATTGTCGCCGGAACTGGCATCGGAGGCATTCTCGCCGCCCTCCTTGTCGCCGACGACGGCTCCGGCAGGCCGATGTTCACTGCCAGAGACGCGGTTAAGTTTGTCGCGGAGAAGAACTCGGAGCTCTTCGAGATCAGGTACACCGGAGTTTTCAGGAGGAACAAGAGATACTCGGGGAAGAGCATGGAGAGGGTTTTGGAGACGGCGTTTAGGAGAGAGGACGGTAAGGTGTTGACGATGAAGGACACGTGTAAGCCTCTCCTTGTTCCTTGCTACGACCTCAAAACCTCTGCTCCTTTCGTTTTCTCACGCGCCGGCGCGTCTGAGTCTCCGAGCTTCGACTTCGAGCTGTGGAAAGTCTGCCGTGCCACGTCAGCAACACCAAGCCTCTTCAAGCCGTTCAGTGTAGTGTCGGTGGACGGGAAAACCTCATGCTCAGCCGTAGACGGCGGTTTGGTGATGAACAATCCAACAGCAGCTGCCGTCACGCACGTGCTACACAACAAACGAGATTTCCCGTCAGTAAACGGCGTAGATGACTTGCTTGTACTGTCGTTGGGAAACGGTCCGTCGACCATGTCATCATCACCAGGGAGGAAACTCCGTCGTAACGGAGACTATTCAACGTCAAGTGTGGTGGACATAGTGGTTGACGGCGTTTCCGATACCGTCGATCAGATGCTGGGGAACGCTTTCTGCTGGAACCGTACTGATTACGTTAGAATCCAG GCGAACGGTTTGACGAGCGGCGGAGCGGAGGAGTTGCTGAAAGAGAGAGGTGTGGAAACGGCGCCGTTTGGGGTAAAACGGATACTAACGGAGAGTAACGGAGAAAGAATAGAGGGTTTCGTGCAACGTCTTGTTGCGTCAGGAAAGTCAAGTCTACCTCCAAGTCCTTGCAAGGAATCTGCCGTTAACCCTCTCGCTGACGGCCGTTAA
- the TKL gene encoding TIC-like protein (TIC-like (TKL); EXPRESSED IN: 23 plant structures; EXPRESSED DURING: 13 growth stages; BEST Arabidopsis thaliana protein match is: time for coffee (TAIR:AT3G22380.1); Has 1941 Blast hits to 1280 proteins in 240 species: Archae - 0; Bacteria - 154; Metazoa - 659; Fungi - 350; Plants - 117; Viruses - 3; Other Eukaryotes - 658 (source: NCBI BLink).) translates to MDKPREARRSTTNMAASNGVTKRRQRISENSREQMHQEVATVRDRPGKKERDPESFNRSKRRRSERFAPRNERDVEEDSSDESQGDDDYHQRKSFSSGRIPRHAASLMVADEMIGVPVPRKARSACLKRSHDCRTSSGSHSCEVVSPSSSTLSVKERKIVNGSKSRIPKPPKSSGTVEDDLEIEIAEVLSGLKKQPHSSKRGDDSENSQKSSEVKGIKQLPAGVEICGLFTCKARFDSANIDKSTNGAKTSLVVASDIVDEKEPRVSEGPQLENNKDESHCISKLDIHLMVPPTLPSSSGRVSLLPLVSDYCKRDSALKSKEKITVKNEMNPEEVKQKKVDKRYWLNLDIEGPNQETDRDSNLRLQNLDWSQPQQAKSAPHSSVLPLPVAVASWPSGVPPQGHVALIQTGKPVDESNGSSKLVQPRPKRCATHFFIARNIQLHQHFLKTNHLPTPNKGSVYLKGGDLRPTAGNPSLHGSSPILSLNSQPHVRNGDNISAPNVKASESGHFASTRQNKPQPPPASISVVPAPAFIYPANHHLQPVMVPSKSSRPTKSPHLAVGLASANFSHPSSSASEVSSPYLTVIPNNAYSFQLSSTIRGGTPSQAVPFYNGSFYSPQMFQQPPQPLQRQSQAQRESKASSCSSSSHRQPQVSVNSLSSQANVQQHRQMSQKFEVAGVNTDSRGSHTQKGGPFGQIMAAPVQPQNFSMSFASIASSAPPATLNFSSNGYHISTPPGVAHQKNHQSSEAKTGGGSCSSNAEDPKKNLQGKPQGMMNGHTLVFDNPSRTLNFVSGTWPPPAATAINGDPSVFTQHLTQRQQQSGRSKMMMTHSQADSVSATSSQWKNPATSSSLTSCTSLNLKQFQSQQQIRTHGQTQISFAAPTNPQPSQGKQGRSGGSSPSVTGSASHGKPANSKVSNSKALLLSPVPLSQEHTENPASGSTQKNSPVCGRTVPPIITSCPGHLSELKY, encoded by the exons ATGGATAAACCCAGGGAAGCTCGAAGATCAACGACAAACATGGCTGCATCAAACGGAGTTACTAAACGGAGGCAGAGAATCTCAG AAAACAGTCGTGAGCAGATGCATCAGGAGGTGGCGACGGTGAGAGATCGACCGGGGAAGAAAGAGCGAGATCCGGAATCGTTCAATCGGAgtaagaggagaagaagcgaGAGGTTCGCGCCGAGGAACGAGAGAGATGTGGAAGAAGATAGCTCGGATGAGAGTCAAGGAGACGACGATTATCATCAGAGGAAGAGCTTCTCGTCGGGTCGAATCCCCAGGCATGCGGCGTCTTTGATGGTCGCCGATGAAATGATCGGCGTACCTGTCCCGAGAAAGGCTCGCTCAG CATGTTTAAAGAGGTCGCATGACTGCCGGACTTCGTCGGGAAGCCATAGCTGCGAAGTCGTTTCACcgtcttcttcaactctttcCGTCAAAGAGAGAAAG ATTGTAAACGGATCCAAATCCCGGATACCCAAACCACCGAAATCCTCCGGCACGGTTGAGGACGACTTGGAGATCGAAATAGCAGAGGTTCTCTCCGGATTGAAAAAGCAGCCTCATAGCTCAAAGAGAGGAGACGATTCGGAGAATTCTCAAAAATCATCGGAGGTTAAAGGTATTAAGCAGTTACCTGCAGGTGTAGAGATTTGCGGTTTATTCACTTGTAAAGCGAGATTCGACTCAGCCAACATTGATAAATCGACCAACGGAGCTAAAACTTCGTTAGTAGTCGCCTCAGATATTGTGGATGAGAAAGAACCAAG GGTATCAGAGGGTCCACAATtggaaaacaacaaagatgaGAGTCATTGTATTAGTAAGCTCGATATTCATCTCATG GTTCCTCCAACATTGCCTTCCTCTTCAGGGAGAGTTTCTCTTCTCCCACTCGTTTCTGATTATTGCAAG CGAGATAGTGCTCTAAAGAGCAAAGAGAAGATTACTGTCAAGAATGAGATGAATCCAGAAGaagtcaaacaaaagaagGTTGATAAACGTTACTGGCTGAATCTTGATATAGAGGGGCCGAATCAAGAGACCGACAGAGACTCTAATTTAAGATTACAGAATTTGGATTGGAGCCAACCTCAGCAGGCTAAATCTG CTCCGCACAGTTCAGTCTTACCTTTGCCAGTAGCTGTAGCCAGCTGGCCTAGCGGGGTTCCTCCTCAGGG ACATGTAGCCCTGATCCAGACCGGTAAACCTGTGGATGAAAGCAATGGATCTTCTAAATTAGTGCAG CCTAGGCCTAAAAGGTGTGCCACACACTTTTTCATAGCTCGGAACATTCAGCTACATCAGCATTTCCTCAAAACAAACCATCTCCCTACACCAAACAAAGGTTCTGTTTATCTGAAAGGTGGTGACTTGAGGCCAACCGCTGGAAACCCATCCTTGCATGGAAGCTCTCCTATTCTCAGTTTAAACTCCCAACCACACGTTAGAAACGGAGATAATATTTCTGCGCCTAATGTTAAAGCCTCTGAAAGTGGTCATTTTGCCTCAACCAGACAGAATAAACCTCAACCACCCCCTGCATCAATTAGTGTAGTG CCTGCTCCAGCTTTTATCTACCCCGCAAACCACCATTTGCAACCAGTCATGGTACCTTCTAAATCATCTCGCCCAACCAAGAGCCCCCATTTGGCTGTTGGTTTAGCATCTGCTAACTTCAGCCATCCAAGTTCATCAGCCAGCGAAGTTTCTTCTCCATACTTAACAGTTATTCCAAACAATGCATATTCCTTTCAACTGTCATCAACCATCAGAGGTGGGACTCCAAGCCAGGCGGTGCCTTTCTACAATGGGTCTTTTTACTCGCCTCAGATGTTCCAACAACCTCCTCAGCCTCTGCAGAGACAGAGTCAAGCCCAGAGGGAGTCAAAGGCATCAAGCTGTTCCTCATCTTCCCACAGGCAACCGCAAGTTAGTGTGAATAGTCTTTCAAGCCAAGCTAATGTTCAGCAACACCGTCAAATGTCACAAAAGTTTGAGGTAGCTGGAGTTAACACTGATTCAAGGGGTAGCCACACTCAGAAAGGAGGCCCATTTGGCCAGATCATGGCAGCCCCTGTTCAGCCACAAAACTTTTCCATGTCGTTTGCGTCTATCGCCAGCAGTGCTCCCCCTGCAACTCTGAATTTTTCCTCCAATGGCTATCACATCTCTACACCTCCTGGTGTTGCTCACCAGAAAAACCATCAATCAAGTGAGGCAAAGACTGGAGGTGGAAGCTGTTCAAGCAATGCCGAAGACCCGAAAAAGAATCTTCAAGGGAAGCCTCAAGGGATGATGAATGGACATACGCTGGTTTTTGACAATCCATCGAGAACCCTCAACTTTGTTTCTGGTACTTGGCCTCCTCCTGCAGCAACAGCAATAAACGGAGACCCTTCAGTGTTTACGCAGCATCTCACGCAGAGGCAGCAGCAATCTGGTCGgagtaaaatgatgatgacTCATTCGCAGGCTGACTCTGTTTCTGCCACGTCATCCCAGTGGAAAAACCCTGCAACCTCATCATCACTCACGTCGTGTACTTCCTTAAACCTCAAGCAGTTCCAGTCGCAGCAGCAGATCAGAACACACGGACAGACACAGATTTCTTTTGCAGCACCAACAAATCCGCAGCCTTCTCAGGGGAAACAGGGGAGATCTGGTGGCTCTTCTCCTTCAGTCACTGGGTCTGCTTCACATGGCAAACCAGCGAACTCTAAGGTCAGCAATAGCAAAGCCTTGCTATTATCACCTGTTCCTTTGTCACAGGAACACACAGAGAATCCAGCTTCCGGGTCGACCCAAAAAAACTCTCCCGTTTGTGGAAGGACCGTGCCACCGATTATAACTTCGTGCCCTGGTCATCTGTCCGAGCTTAAGTACTAG
- the TKL gene encoding TIC-like protein (TIC-like (TKL); BEST Arabidopsis thaliana protein match is: time for coffee (TAIR:AT3G22380.2); Has 2025 Blast hits to 1341 proteins in 246 species: Archae - 0; Bacteria - 158; Metazoa - 691; Fungi - 375; Plants - 123; Viruses - 3; Other Eukaryotes - 675 (source: NCBI BLink).) produces MDKPREARRSTTNMAASNGVTKRRQRISENSREQMHQEVATVRDRPGKKERDPESFNRSKRRRSERFAPRNERDVEEDSSDESQGDDDYHQRKSFSSGRIPRHAASLMVADEMIGVPVPRKARSACLKRSHDCRTSSGSHSCEVVSPSSSTLSVKERKIVNGSKSRIPKPPKSSGTVEDDLEIEIAEVLSGLKKQPHSSKRGDDSENSQKSSEVKGIKQLPAGVEICGLFTCKARFDSANIDKSTNGAKTSLVVASDIVDEKEPRVSEGPQLENNKDESHCISKLDIHLMVPPTLPSSSGRVSLLPLVSDYCKRDSALKSKEKITVKNEMNPEEVKQKKVDKRYWLNLDIEGPNQETDRDSNLRLQNLDWSQPQQAKSAPHSSVLPLPVAVASWPSGVPPQGHVALIQTGKPVDESNGSSKLVQGAPISASQPRPKRCATHFFIARNIQLHQHFLKTNHLPTPNKGSVYLKGGDLRPTAGNPSLHGSSPILSLNSQPHVRNGDNISAPNVKASESGHFASTRQNKPQPPPASISVVPAPAFIYPANHHLQPVMVPSKSSRPTKSPHLAVGLASANFSHPSSSASEVSSPYLTVIPNNAYSFQLSSTIRGGTPSQAVPFYNGSFYSPQMFQQPPQPLQRQSQAQRESKASSCSSSSHRQPQVSVNSLSSQANVQQHRQMSQKFEVAGVNTDSRGSHTQKGGPFGQIMAAPVQPQNFSMSFASIASSAPPATLNFSSNGYHISTPPGVAHQKNHQSSEAKTGGGSCSSNAEDPKKNLQGKPQGMMNGHTLVFDNPSRTLNFVSGTWPPPAATAINGDPSVFTQHLTQRQQQSGRSKMMMTHSQADSVSATSSQWKNPATSSSLTSCTSLNLKQFQSQQQIRTHGQTQISFAAPTNPQPSQGKQGRSGGSSPSVTGSASHGKPANSKVSNSKALLLSPVPLSQEHTENPASGSTQKNSPVCGRTVPPIITSCPGHLSELKY; encoded by the exons ATGGATAAACCCAGGGAAGCTCGAAGATCAACGACAAACATGGCTGCATCAAACGGAGTTACTAAACGGAGGCAGAGAATCTCAG AAAACAGTCGTGAGCAGATGCATCAGGAGGTGGCGACGGTGAGAGATCGACCGGGGAAGAAAGAGCGAGATCCGGAATCGTTCAATCGGAgtaagaggagaagaagcgaGAGGTTCGCGCCGAGGAACGAGAGAGATGTGGAAGAAGATAGCTCGGATGAGAGTCAAGGAGACGACGATTATCATCAGAGGAAGAGCTTCTCGTCGGGTCGAATCCCCAGGCATGCGGCGTCTTTGATGGTCGCCGATGAAATGATCGGCGTACCTGTCCCGAGAAAGGCTCGCTCAG CATGTTTAAAGAGGTCGCATGACTGCCGGACTTCGTCGGGAAGCCATAGCTGCGAAGTCGTTTCACcgtcttcttcaactctttcCGTCAAAGAGAGAAAG ATTGTAAACGGATCCAAATCCCGGATACCCAAACCACCGAAATCCTCCGGCACGGTTGAGGACGACTTGGAGATCGAAATAGCAGAGGTTCTCTCCGGATTGAAAAAGCAGCCTCATAGCTCAAAGAGAGGAGACGATTCGGAGAATTCTCAAAAATCATCGGAGGTTAAAGGTATTAAGCAGTTACCTGCAGGTGTAGAGATTTGCGGTTTATTCACTTGTAAAGCGAGATTCGACTCAGCCAACATTGATAAATCGACCAACGGAGCTAAAACTTCGTTAGTAGTCGCCTCAGATATTGTGGATGAGAAAGAACCAAG GGTATCAGAGGGTCCACAATtggaaaacaacaaagatgaGAGTCATTGTATTAGTAAGCTCGATATTCATCTCATG GTTCCTCCAACATTGCCTTCCTCTTCAGGGAGAGTTTCTCTTCTCCCACTCGTTTCTGATTATTGCAAG CGAGATAGTGCTCTAAAGAGCAAAGAGAAGATTACTGTCAAGAATGAGATGAATCCAGAAGaagtcaaacaaaagaagGTTGATAAACGTTACTGGCTGAATCTTGATATAGAGGGGCCGAATCAAGAGACCGACAGAGACTCTAATTTAAGATTACAGAATTTGGATTGGAGCCAACCTCAGCAGGCTAAATCTG CTCCGCACAGTTCAGTCTTACCTTTGCCAGTAGCTGTAGCCAGCTGGCCTAGCGGGGTTCCTCCTCAGGG ACATGTAGCCCTGATCCAGACCGGTAAACCTGTGGATGAAAGCAATGGATCTTCTAAATTAGTGCAG GGTGCTCCAATTTCTGCCTCTCAGCCTAGGCCTAAAAGGTGTGCCACACACTTTTTCATAGCTCGGAACATTCAGCTACATCAGCATTTCCTCAAAACAAACCATCTCCCTACACCAAACAAAGGTTCTGTTTATCTGAAAGGTGGTGACTTGAGGCCAACCGCTGGAAACCCATCCTTGCATGGAAGCTCTCCTATTCTCAGTTTAAACTCCCAACCACACGTTAGAAACGGAGATAATATTTCTGCGCCTAATGTTAAAGCCTCTGAAAGTGGTCATTTTGCCTCAACCAGACAGAATAAACCTCAACCACCCCCTGCATCAATTAGTGTAGTG CCTGCTCCAGCTTTTATCTACCCCGCAAACCACCATTTGCAACCAGTCATGGTACCTTCTAAATCATCTCGCCCAACCAAGAGCCCCCATTTGGCTGTTGGTTTAGCATCTGCTAACTTCAGCCATCCAAGTTCATCAGCCAGCGAAGTTTCTTCTCCATACTTAACAGTTATTCCAAACAATGCATATTCCTTTCAACTGTCATCAACCATCAGAGGTGGGACTCCAAGCCAGGCGGTGCCTTTCTACAATGGGTCTTTTTACTCGCCTCAGATGTTCCAACAACCTCCTCAGCCTCTGCAGAGACAGAGTCAAGCCCAGAGGGAGTCAAAGGCATCAAGCTGTTCCTCATCTTCCCACAGGCAACCGCAAGTTAGTGTGAATAGTCTTTCAAGCCAAGCTAATGTTCAGCAACACCGTCAAATGTCACAAAAGTTTGAGGTAGCTGGAGTTAACACTGATTCAAGGGGTAGCCACACTCAGAAAGGAGGCCCATTTGGCCAGATCATGGCAGCCCCTGTTCAGCCACAAAACTTTTCCATGTCGTTTGCGTCTATCGCCAGCAGTGCTCCCCCTGCAACTCTGAATTTTTCCTCCAATGGCTATCACATCTCTACACCTCCTGGTGTTGCTCACCAGAAAAACCATCAATCAAGTGAGGCAAAGACTGGAGGTGGAAGCTGTTCAAGCAATGCCGAAGACCCGAAAAAGAATCTTCAAGGGAAGCCTCAAGGGATGATGAATGGACATACGCTGGTTTTTGACAATCCATCGAGAACCCTCAACTTTGTTTCTGGTACTTGGCCTCCTCCTGCAGCAACAGCAATAAACGGAGACCCTTCAGTGTTTACGCAGCATCTCACGCAGAGGCAGCAGCAATCTGGTCGgagtaaaatgatgatgacTCATTCGCAGGCTGACTCTGTTTCTGCCACGTCATCCCAGTGGAAAAACCCTGCAACCTCATCATCACTCACGTCGTGTACTTCCTTAAACCTCAAGCAGTTCCAGTCGCAGCAGCAGATCAGAACACACGGACAGACACAGATTTCTTTTGCAGCACCAACAAATCCGCAGCCTTCTCAGGGGAAACAGGGGAGATCTGGTGGCTCTTCTCCTTCAGTCACTGGGTCTGCTTCACATGGCAAACCAGCGAACTCTAAGGTCAGCAATAGCAAAGCCTTGCTATTATCACCTGTTCCTTTGTCACAGGAACACACAGAGAATCCAGCTTCCGGGTCGACCCAAAAAAACTCTCCCGTTTGTGGAAGGACCGTGCCACCGATTATAACTTCGTGCCCTGGTCATCTGTCCGAGCTTAAGTACTAG